The window ATAGTGtcaactggctgtcaacaattaaaaacaagaaaaaacaCGTATTTCTAAATAATATACAATCATATAATTTTTTATCCTTTTTCTTTCCATAGAATCCTAAAACTCACTAGCTTCTAGCCCAAACTAAACTCAATtctaattgtattagtcacatgcgccggaTACAACACTGGAACTCGtatttacgagcccctaaccaacagtgcagtttccaaaaaatacagaaaagaataagagataaaactCATCTCCAACACGGAAAAGCGTGTCAAAATAAATTGTGATCCAAGATAACACACTGGTTAAATGCACAACACAAATATTTTTGACTGCCAACCCTTGAGACAATCAGAAACCAAGTTGTCCTTACCACGGACATGTCTGATTTCAAGAGGAAACTCCTGCGATATCCGTAGTAACTTCCCACCTCACTGTGtagcttctctctcttttcagggTTCACTCAATAGGCATGTTGTTGGATTGGGGTCCAGTCCCCAATGTTCGTCTAGTAGATTTGGGTTGGCACATCTGAGAATTAACCCTGACATTACGAAAGCAAGGTAACAATGTCAATATAATTGTACCCAAACATTGTCAGTTGGTTGCATAAATAATTATGACTAAATGTTACATGAATTGTAAATATGAAATATCAAAACCAAATGTACACCCCTTTGTTAATATGTAGTGgcaataataataaaacatgcTTCTTCAGTAGTGGAATAAAGACAATTAGCACTTGAATGTTGTCAATAAATACTGGAGTGATGTAAGCTTGTTAATAAAATTGATTATAAACCAATGTATTATACTGCGTCCATGTGTATAGGCTGCATGTACTTTGAAATGAAGTTGCTTTCAAGTCATTGAAAAACAACGACccgaaaatacatattttcaactACCATCGAAAGAATATTGGACTTCGAGCATAGTCTTCTTTTCAATTACATTTTGCTAGGTGGGATATTTAATTGATATCATGAAACAATTCCTTCATgtatgtattttctgatgtttgaTCAGATGTCTTTTATCAGAGAATTTCTtgtcacattgatcacagctataaagTTTCTCCCCTgtatgtgttctctggtgtatagtCAGATAGCTAGATGtaccaaaactcttcccacattgaccacagctataaggtttctctcctgtgtgtcttCTCTGGTGCACTGTCAGATGGCCAGATTgaccaaaactcttcccacattgaccacagctataaggtttctctcctgtgtgtcttCTCTGGTGCACTGTCAGATGGCCAGATTgaccaaaactcttcccacattgaccacagctataaggtttctctcctgtgtgggtTCTATGGTGTACAATTAGATGGCTAGATGtaccaaaactcttcccacattgatcacaggtAAAAgctttctctcctgtgtgtgttctctggtgtacaaTTAGATGGCTAGATGTAGTacaactcttcccacattgataacagatataaggtttctctcctgtgtgtattctctggtgcacTATCAGGCTGTCTGgttgagtaaaactcttcccacattgactacagctataaggtttctctcctgtgtgtactcTCTGGTGCACTGTCAAGGCGTTTGATGCAGTAAATTTCTTCCCACATTCATCACAgccataaggtttctctcctgtgtgtgttctctggtgtacaaTTAGATGGCTTGATGttgtaaaactcttcccacattgataacagctgtaaggtttctctcctgtgtgtattctctggtgcacTATCAGGCTGTCTGGTTGAGTAAATCTCtttccacattgatcacagccataagatttctctcctgtgtgtgttctctggtgtgatttcAGGATGCGTGACtcagtaaaactcttcccacattgatcacagacATAAGATTtctctactgtgtgtgttctctggtgtattttAAGGTCTACTGAAGAGGTGACtcttttcccacagtcagagctgCAGTGAGATGTCTCTCCATTGTGTACACACTGGTGTATTTTAAGTTCTGATGTCGATTTGCAGTAAGATTTCTTCCCTGTGGGTCTCTGCTGGTGTTTTTTGAGGAGTCCTGATCTGGATAGACTTTTCTCTGCCtcgtcagcatcatgttgttgttgAGGATCCCCAGAAGATACACGATAGTCACCGCTCTCTCCTATGTGAATGACAAAGTGAGATGGTTAAAGGCCCACAACAGCAGAAATCCATTGTTTATTTGAGGTACAAGGTGATGCCCAGAGCATACCAATGAAGTTGTACAACAATTGACATCTGTTCAATTTGACAATTAAGACAGTCAAGTTAGCGAGTCATATTTCGTCTTGTTTTCACATTAGTGGTGACTATAAATAAATTACTAAAGTTGTTGAAATCCTAAGCAATTTGCCAGACAACTTTTGGTCCCAATAAAGGCCGATTTCTGTGTTTGCTAAAATTGCGCCACGAGGTCAATGCGCACACAATTTGATTACAGAAAGTCCTCACTGCTAATgaggatgtagtatatctgcctGGGGGGAAAAAATGGTGAGTGAAGATTTGAATTTTTCACTGTATTCTGAATATTACAGCCCACCATCAGTGCAAAATCAGGAGTGCTAGTGAAGGAAACTCTAATTAAGCTCTGTGTCTATTCACTAATTCACCACCGTGGGGAAAAACTCAGGGGTGTTCTCATAGGCTGACAGCAACAATAGCCTCCATTTACAGGTTGCTTATGAGGGCACTTCACATTACTTTTGGATTATAATTGTAAGGCTCGCTTGAATCTACTGCTTAATATGTTTGTGTTATTGTCGCAAATCAACTGCTTTATACTTTAAAAAAAcacttcaaccagtaaaatgcTCTTTGGCTAGCTTTACTATCAGCCTGACAATTAGGGTTTGTACACTAGGTGTTGaacaaacagtaacatagtggaggtcgaccgattatgatttttcaacgccaataccgattattggaggaccagaaAAGGCCGATACCAATTAAATCAGacgattttatatatatatatatatttgtactaatgacaattataacaatactgaatgaacacttttattttaacttaatagaACACATCAATAAAAGAAATGTAGtcttaaataaataatgaaacatgttccatttgttttaaatcatgcaaaaacagtgttggagaagaaagtaaaagtgcaatatgagCCATGTAAAAATGCTaaggtttaagttccttgctcagaacatgagaacatatgaaagctggtggttctttgtaacatgagtctttaatattcccaggtaagaagttttaggttggagttattataggactatttctctctatactatttgtatttcatatacctttggctattggatgttcttataggcactatagtattgccagcctaatatTGGGAGTTGATAgtcttgaagtcataaacagagctgtgcatcaagcattgcgaagagctgctgacaaacgcaggaaagtgctgtttgaatgaatgcttatgagcctgcttacgagcctgctgcctactaccactcagtcagactgctctatcaaatatcaaatcatagacttaattataatataataaacacagaaatacgagccttaggtcatatTCAATTTAATATTGCTCTTTACCGACCCAGGAAGGGGCGGGGCTAAACAGATGTGTTGTACCTCGtatccctccttcagggaacagtaattATAGTCAAAGTTACGCTCAAATTATAGTCAAAGTTGGCTTTCAGTCGGTCAACTTGAGGTAACATACTATGGGGAAATAAAATCATTCCCCAGCCGACCCAAACGGACACTAAATGAAACGGCACATGGCAGACCACCCAGACCTGACCTGAGTCAGTTATGTAAACGTATTCATTATCTTTTGTTTGAAACACTCCTGTCAATGAGTTGAGTAAGGACGCACGACTGAAGTAGGACTAATCTACCTGGCCTGCAcacaaatgtaggcctataaatgaGCCCATTTGGTGAggtctgatagtatttctgattgtcttaacgcaccaccactaatgagttgtggagcttctcaaagcacatttttttcacctcaaaacagcaagtaaacaaagtctAATCAAAATCAATTGCAAATGAGAATAACtcctcaaagtatttgaaaaatATTTCCAGCTCTCGCCCTTTCGATAACCACCCGGCATAAAAGGGAAAAACGTAATGCGCCGATCCAgtggaaatgtcataaaatacctgattacttcttatccctttcacaaatagcctacagctgtgtcggTGGATAACTCACAGGCAGGGGaaactgagggcccagaatattttacacaatgtttcaagttcattATTGACAGACCATGTGATTTATAGGAAATGTATTTGCAATGTTTTTAtctgttggctttatgtaggctattttttacatagttggcaatggcaataaaagttacttttagatttgtaccATTTTCCTTTAGCTGGAATGTAGTTTAATCacagacaatgattttgagatactattctaaattaaatgaaactgttccagTAAAATGAACATATGAAAATCATATCTGGCAccagatcagtagaaatggtaagataaatttGCACTCCAAATGCAGGTTGCTTGTGTAGCCTATTACCAGCAACATCAGAATTTATGAAGGACAGCAGGAGGTGGAGGATCGGGAAGAGTTTGTTTCTTCTTCTGGTTAGGCTATATTGATGTAATGGCATGAAAAAAAATACTGAATATTAtacaatgacttatcaacagcTCTAATAATTTGACCCCCACAGGAAATCTACACTGGcaattctagaatatactatatagcctagaaacctggttaaactatcattatgacataatggatgaattctagaatatactatatagcctCAATCTGGttaaactacactgctcaaaaaaataaagggaacacttaaacaacacagtcactccaagtcaatcacacgtctgtgaaatcaaactatccacttaggaagcaacactgattgacaataaatttcacatgctgttgtgcaaatggaatagacaacaggtggaaatgatatgcaattagcaagacacccccaataaaggagtggttctgcaggtggtgaccacagaccacttctcagttcctggatgatgttttggtcacttttgaatgctggcggtgcttttaCTCTAgcggtagcatgagacggagtctacaacccacacaagtggctcaggtggtgcagctcatccaggatgacacatcaatgcgagctgtggcaagaaggtttgctgtgtccgtcagcgtagtgtccagagcatggaggtgctaccaggagacaggccagtacatcaggagacgtggaggaggccgtaggagggcaacaacccagcagcaggactgctacctccgcctttgtgcaaggagcaggaggagcactgccagagccctgcaaaatgacctccagcaggccacaaatgtacatatgtctgctcaaacggtcagaaacagactccatgagggtggtatgagggcccaacgtccacaggtgggggttgtgagaacaccaagattgccagagaacaccaagattggcaaattcgccactggcgccctgtgctcttcacagatgaaagcaggttcacactgaggacatgtgacagacatgacagtctggagacaccgtggagaacgttgctgcctgcaacatcctccagcattggcggtgggtcagtcatggtgtggcatttctttggggggccacacagccctccatgtgctcgccagaggtagcctggctgacattaggtaccgagatgagatcctcagaccccttgtgagaccatatgctggtgcggttggccctgggttcctcctaatgcaagacaatactagacctcatgtggctggagtgtgtcagtagttcctgcaagaggaaggcattgatgctatggactggcccgctcgttccccagacctgaatccaattgagcacatctgggacatcatgtctcgctccatccaccaacaccacagactgtccagaagttggcggatgctttagtccaggtctgggaggagatacctcaggagaccatccaccacctcatcaggagcatgcccaggcgttgtagggaggtcatacaggcacgtggaggccacacacactactgagcctcatttttacttgttttaaggacattacatcaaagttggatcagcatgtagtgtggttttccactttaattttgagtgtaactccaaatccagacctccatgggttgataaatttgatttccattgctaatagtgtgtgattttgttgtcagcacattcaaataaaaaaatatttaataagaatatttcattcattcaaatctaggatgtgttattttagtgttccctttattttttggagcagtgtataatTTTGAcctcatggatggccagtccttgtaTTCACAGTGTAGTGAATTCAGGGAGTAGCCCTGAGCTGAACTCAAACCTGGGTCCAGCGACTGTCAAGCCAACACCTTTTAACTGTTACGCCAAGATGTCTAAACTTCTGGATGAGGTCGCTAGGTTTTGGGTTACGGTTGATACAATAGCTTTCTctgtgaatttgagagtggttacatttctccagccccgatccctcagctgtttaccaaaccaAGTCTcaaggcagccattttgttgcgGTTTAAGAAAAAcacatcaatcaaccaaccaatcttCAGTTCAAACACTGTTTTGGTAATAAGATgatggggttggagaaatgtaactatTTTCAAATTCCTAGACagacctatggatgcaaggactgaacatccatgatatcaacattatagttttaaccatgttgaggctacATAGTGTTGGTTTACATTGTTactaaacattggagtaaaaaaaaaagcttattctgggttctgatggggtacaacagttaaactaagctcatgaggcatgtgTTATATCCTTCAAGAATCAATGTCTAGAAATAAATCATAAAAAATGTAAACATTGATGTAGCAATTTTAACACCACACAACAGTTCAACAGCTGCAGAGTTTGTGCTTCTGTTTTTAAGACAGTACTTACTAGTGTTAATCAGGGCCCGTTCGTCGTAAGAACCATTGAATGTCTTAATATGCGTTTGGGAAACCGGGCTCAGATATCcagtttcctcttcctcctttttcgATGTGACAGTCATCTCCCCTTCCTTCTTCACTCCAAAAACGGAATCCTCCTCttcttttactgtaacatcctcctctttcactctgaccgcgtcttcctcttctttcactgaaacgtctttctcttcttctttcactgtaacagcctcaccctctacttgtttttgtattgtaacatccacctcttcctcctcctctttgacaagagcttctttctccgtccagcagacctcctcttctttaTCAGGAGGAGAGTAGCTTAGTGAACTCATGGTcggggatgttagctagctagcattagcgaCTAGCTTACTTCTAAGCTAACTTAACAAACCAGCTAGCTGACAAACAACGTAAATATATAATTAAATGGGCCAACAAGTACATACGACAGAAGTGTGTTTAATACACAGCGACTAATATACACCAAAACAGTGTAAAGAACGTGAATGTTGTAGCTATGTTTGCTAGAAAGCTACCGAGGTGTCTGACTAGCTGTTGTTGAAGGAGCGTCCCGTCCACTAGAATATACGTCACACTGGCAGCGTCGCCTGAACCTAAAAGACGCACATCGCCttctgctgactggagtgggcAATGCAGTTGAGGAACCAAAcgttttatttttcatttatttcataAAAGTTTAATATTATATTAAGTCGTTCAAAGAGAAGCATGTGTTGATTGATTCGTTTTTAATGAGTgagaaaataaaaaacaaactTTACACCCACTACACATTTACTTTGAACCATACTTCTGACATGGATCATTTTGAACCCAGAggcatattttttaaattttattttacctttattttaataggcaagtcagttaagaacaaatccctattttcaatgacggcctaggaacagtgggttaactgcctgttcaggggcaataAATCTAAATCATGGTTTAGTATTTCTGGATCAAAATGGACTTTTAACAAATTCAAATCCTTTGGagtcatc is drawn from Oncorhynchus keta strain PuntledgeMale-10-30-2019 chromosome 37, Oket_V2, whole genome shotgun sequence and contains these coding sequences:
- the LOC127916582 gene encoding zinc finger protein ZFP2-like, whose amino-acid sequence is MSSLSYSPPDKEEEVCWTEKEALVKEEEEEVDVTIQKQVEGEAVTVKEEEKDVSVKEEEDAVRVKEEDVTVKEEEDSVFGVKKEGEMTVTSKKEEEETGYLSPVSQTHIKTFNGSYDERALINTRESGDYRVSSGDPQQQHDADEAEKSLSRSGLLKKHQQRPTGKKSYCKSTSELKIHQCVHNGETSHCSSDCGKRVTSSVDLKIHQRTHTVEKSYVCDQCGKSFTESRILKSHQRTHTGEKSYGCDQCGKRFTQPDSLIVHQRIHTGEKPYSCYQCGKSFTTSSHLIVHQRTHTGEKPYGCDECGKKFTASNALTVHQRVHTGEKPYSCSQCGKSFTQPDSLIVHQRIHTGEKPYICYQCGKSCTTSSHLIVHQRTHTGEKAFTCDQCGKSFGTSSHLIVHHRTHTGEKPYSCGQCGKSFGQSGHLTVHQRRHTGEKPYSCGQCGKSFGQSGHLTVHQRRHTGEKPYSCGQCGKSFGTSSYLTIHQRTHTGEKLYSCDQCDKKFSDKRHLIKHQKIHT